One segment of Bacteroides caecimuris DNA contains the following:
- a CDS encoding NADH:ubiquinone reductase (Na(+)-transporting) subunit B yields MKALRNYLDKIKPNFEEGGKFHAFQSVFDGFETFLFVPSQTAKTGTHIHDAIDSKRIMSIVVISLIPALLFGMYNVGYQHFTHTGATGSFIEMFIYGFLAVLPKIIVSYVVGLGIEFVVAQWKKEEIQEGFLVSGILIPMIVPVDCPLWILAVATAFSVIFAKEVFGGTGMNVFNVALITRAFLFFAYPTKMSGDAVWVSGDSIFGLGQSVDGLTVATPLGQAATTGSVPAFNMDMITGLIPGSIGETSVIAILIGAVILLWTGVASWKTMISVFVGGAFMAWVFNAIGMENNTMAQMPWYEHLVLGGFCFGAVFMATDPVTSARTERGKYIFGFLIGVMAIVIRVLNPGYPEGMMLAILLMNIFAPLIDYCVVQSNISRREKRTIKSNQ; encoded by the coding sequence ATGAAAGCGTTAAGAAATTATCTCGATAAGATAAAGCCGAACTTTGAAGAGGGCGGCAAATTCCACGCATTCCAGTCGGTGTTCGACGGCTTCGAAACATTCCTGTTCGTGCCCAGCCAGACTGCGAAAACGGGAACGCACATACACGACGCAATCGACAGCAAACGCATCATGTCGATTGTGGTTATTTCGTTAATACCGGCTTTGCTGTTCGGTATGTACAACGTAGGTTACCAGCATTTCACTCACACTGGTGCTACAGGCAGCTTCATCGAAATGTTTATCTACGGATTCCTGGCAGTATTGCCTAAAATAATCGTATCATACGTGGTAGGTCTCGGCATCGAGTTCGTTGTAGCTCAATGGAAGAAAGAAGAAATACAGGAAGGATTCCTCGTTTCCGGTATCCTGATCCCGATGATCGTTCCGGTAGACTGTCCGCTGTGGATTCTTGCCGTAGCTACTGCATTCTCTGTTATCTTTGCCAAAGAAGTATTCGGTGGTACAGGTATGAATGTGTTCAACGTTGCGTTGATCACCCGTGCATTCCTGTTCTTCGCATATCCGACCAAGATGTCCGGTGACGCCGTTTGGGTGTCAGGCGACAGCATCTTCGGTTTAGGACAAAGCGTAGACGGACTGACCGTTGCCACTCCATTGGGACAGGCTGCTACAACAGGCAGTGTTCCTGCGTTCAACATGGATATGATAACAGGTCTGATTCCGGGTTCTATCGGTGAAACCAGCGTAATCGCTATCCTGATAGGTGCCGTAATCCTGCTTTGGACAGGCGTTGCAAGCTGGAAAACAATGATTTCCGTATTTGTAGGTGGCGCATTCATGGCATGGGTATTCAACGCAATCGGCATGGAAAACAACACAATGGCTCAAATGCCTTGGTACGAACACCTCGTTCTCGGCGGTTTCTGCTTCGGTGCCGTATTTATGGCTACTGACCCTGTGACTTCCGCACGTACAGAAAGAGGTAAATATATCTTCGGATTCCTGATCGGTGTGATGGCTATCGTTATCCGCGTACTGAATCCGGGTTATCCGGAAGGTATGATGCTTGCCATCCTGCTGATGAACATCTTTGCTCCGCTGATCGACTACTGTGTAGTACAGAGCAACATCAGCCGTCGCGAGAAACGCACTATCAAGTCTAACCAATAA
- a CDS encoding C1 family peptidase has translation MNKQILSIFVFCAFSCSTQAQELKGGISDSMMQQIKQSYANTPSDKAIRNAIGNNDIRKLALNQDNLKGMDTHFSIKVPSKGITDQKSSGRCWLFTGLNVMRAKAIAKHNLGAFEFSQTYPFFFDQLEKANLFLQGIIDTSSKPMDDKMVEWLFRNPLSDGGTFTGVADIVSKYGLVPKDVMPETNSSENTSRMAGLIALKLREQGLQLRELAAKGAKPAVIEKTKTEMLSVIYRMLVLNLGVPPTEFTWTEHNAKGEPVSTETYTPLSFLKKYGDENLIDSYVMLMNDPSREYYKCYEIDYDRHRYDGKNWMYVNLPIEDIKEMAIASLKDSTMMYFSCDVGKFLNSDRGLLDVKNYDYESLMGTSFNMNKKQRIQTFASGSSHAMTLMAVDLDKNGKPTKWMVENSWGPAAGYQGYLIMTDEWFNEYMFRLVVETKYSSEKVLEVLKQKPIRLPAWDPMFAE, from the coding sequence ATGAATAAACAGATTTTATCCATTTTTGTTTTCTGCGCTTTCTCTTGTTCTACACAAGCGCAAGAACTGAAAGGCGGCATCAGCGACTCCATGATGCAACAAATCAAGCAGAGTTATGCAAACACTCCCTCTGACAAGGCTATCCGCAACGCCATCGGAAACAACGACATCCGCAAACTGGCTCTCAACCAGGATAACCTGAAAGGCATGGATACGCATTTTTCCATCAAAGTGCCCTCTAAAGGTATCACCGACCAGAAATCTTCCGGCCGGTGCTGGCTCTTCACAGGGCTGAACGTGATGCGTGCCAAAGCGATCGCAAAGCATAACCTCGGCGCCTTCGAATTCTCGCAGACTTATCCTTTCTTCTTCGACCAACTGGAGAAAGCGAACCTCTTCCTGCAAGGTATCATCGACACCAGCAGCAAACCGATGGACGATAAAATGGTGGAGTGGCTTTTCCGCAATCCTTTAAGTGACGGGGGCACATTTACCGGCGTAGCGGACATCGTAAGCAAATACGGACTTGTCCCCAAAGATGTGATGCCCGAAACAAACAGCAGTGAAAATACTTCCCGCATGGCAGGCCTGATCGCCCTGAAACTCCGTGAACAGGGGCTGCAACTCCGTGAGCTCGCCGCCAAAGGCGCCAAACCCGCTGTCATCGAAAAAACGAAGACTGAAATGTTGAGCGTAATCTACCGCATGTTGGTGTTGAATCTCGGTGTTCCCCCTACAGAATTTACCTGGACCGAACACAATGCCAAAGGTGAGCCTGTATCTACCGAAACTTACACCCCGCTTTCTTTCCTGAAGAAATATGGCGACGAAAATCTGATTGACAGCTACGTCATGCTTATGAACGACCCCAGCCGCGAATACTACAAATGTTATGAAATAGATTACGACCGCCACCGCTACGACGGTAAAAACTGGATGTATGTCAATCTCCCCATCGAGGATATCAAGGAAATGGCTATCGCCTCTCTCAAAGACAGCACAATGATGTATTTCTCCTGCGATGTGGGCAAATTCCTGAATTCTGACCGGGGACTGCTGGATGTCAAAAACTACGACTACGAATCTCTAATGGGGACGTCTTTTAATATGAATAAGAAGCAACGTATCCAAACCTTTGCCAGCGGCTCCAGCCACGCCATGACGCTCATGGCTGTCGACCTCGACAAGAATGGAAAACCAACGAAATGGATGGTTGAAAATAGTTGGGGACCAGCCGCCGGCTATCAGGGGTATCTCATCATGACGGACGAATGGTTCAACGAATATATGTTCCGATTGGTGGTGGAGACCAAGTATTCATCGGAAAAGGTGCTGGAGGTGTTGAAGCAGAAACCAATCCGGTTGCCGGCGTGGGATCCTATGTTTGCTGAATAG
- a CDS encoding BamA/TamA family outer membrane protein, translating into MMLPSINMMSATTADTPSDTVPALSKRELHRQRVAKRNLHYNILGGPSYTPDFGLLVGGSALLTFRMNPSDTTQRRSVVPMSVALMFKGGLNLMAKPQLFFKGDRFRIFGTFSYKNTIENFYGIGYSTNKDYERGEDTSEYRYSGIQVNPWFLFRLGESDFFAGPQVDLNYDKITEPAAGMVNEPSYIAAGGTEHGYKNFSSGLGFLLTYDTRDIPANAYRGTYLDFRGMMYHKTFGSDNNFYRLEIDYRQYKTVGRRKVIAWTVQSKNAFGNVPLTKYVLSGTPFDLRGYYMGQFRDKSSHVMMAEYRQMINTDKSTWVRKMLSHIGYVAWGGCGFMGPTPGKIEGVLPNLGVGLRIEVQPRMNVRLDIGRDMVNKQNLFYFNMTEAF; encoded by the coding sequence ATGATGCTTCCATCCATCAATATGATGTCGGCTACGACTGCTGACACCCCATCGGACACCGTCCCTGCCCTTTCCAAGCGCGAGTTGCATCGCCAGCGCGTGGCAAAACGTAATCTGCACTATAACATATTGGGCGGTCCCAGTTATACACCGGATTTTGGTCTGCTAGTGGGCGGTAGCGCATTGTTGACGTTCCGGATGAATCCGAGCGACACCACCCAGCGACGTTCGGTAGTGCCCATGTCCGTTGCCTTGATGTTCAAGGGCGGCTTGAACCTGATGGCGAAGCCGCAGCTCTTCTTTAAAGGCGATCGTTTCCGTATCTTCGGCACCTTCTCATATAAAAATACGATCGAGAACTTTTATGGCATCGGATACTCCACCAATAAAGATTACGAACGTGGAGAAGATACCAGCGAATACCGTTATAGTGGCATTCAAGTAAACCCCTGGTTCTTGTTCCGCCTGGGAGAAAGCGATTTCTTTGCAGGTCCTCAGGTCGATTTAAACTACGATAAAATTACCGAACCGGCTGCCGGGATGGTCAATGAGCCCTCGTACATAGCGGCAGGGGGCACGGAGCACGGGTACAAAAATTTCAGTTCGGGACTTGGTTTCCTGCTGACGTATGACACACGCGATATCCCCGCCAATGCTTACCGCGGAACGTACCTCGACTTCCGGGGAATGATGTACCATAAAACGTTCGGCAGTGATAATAACTTTTATCGTTTAGAGATAGACTACCGCCAATACAAAACAGTGGGGCGTCGCAAAGTGATAGCTTGGACCGTGCAGAGCAAAAACGCATTCGGGAATGTTCCGCTGACAAAATACGTGCTTAGCGGAACCCCTTTCGATCTTCGCGGTTACTACATGGGGCAGTTTCGCGACAAGTCATCGCATGTAATGATGGCCGAATACCGTCAGATGATCAATACAGACAAAAGCACATGGGTGAGGAAAATGTTGAGCCATATAGGATATGTGGCATGGGGAGGCTGCGGATTCATGGGCCCCACTCCAGGCAAGATAGAAGGTGTGCTTCCAAACCTCGGAGTAGGGCTACGCATTGAAGTCCAGCCTCGTATGAATGTACGCCTTGATATCGGCAGAGACATGGTGAACAAACAGAATTTATTCTATTTCAATATGACAGAGGCTTTCTGA
- a CDS encoding Na(+)-translocating NADH-quinone reductase subunit A, whose protein sequence is MANVIKLRKGLDINLKGKAAETYATVKAPGFYALVPDDFPGVTPKVVVKEQEYVMAGGPLFIDKYHPEVKFVSPVSGVVTSVERGARRKVLNIVVEAAAEQDYEDFGKKNVASMDAEAVKSALLEAGLFAFIKQRPYDIIADPTVTPKGIFISAFDTNPLAPDFEFALKGEEANFQTGLDALAKLAKTYLSISVKQNAAALTQAQNVTITAFDGPNPAGNVGVQINHLDPVSKGETVWTIDPQAVIFIGRLFNTGHVDFTRTVAVTGSEVLKPAYCKLQVGALLTNVFAGNVTKDKDLRYISGNVLTGKQVSPNGYLGAFHSQLTVIPEGDNIHEMLGWIMPRFNQFSANRSYFSWLMGKKEYTLDARIKGGERHMIMSGEYDKVFPMDILPEYLIKAIIAGDIDRMEALGIYEVAPEDFALCEFVCSSKMELQRIVRVGLDMLRAEMA, encoded by the coding sequence ATGGCAAATGTAATAAAGTTACGTAAAGGCCTTGACATAAACCTGAAAGGGAAAGCTGCTGAAACGTACGCAACAGTAAAAGCGCCGGGATTCTACGCACTTGTACCCGACGACTTTCCTGGAGTGACGCCTAAGGTAGTTGTGAAAGAGCAGGAATATGTAATGGCTGGTGGACCCTTGTTTATCGACAAGTATCATCCTGAAGTGAAATTTGTTTCGCCGGTGAGCGGCGTGGTGACGAGTGTAGAACGTGGTGCTCGTCGTAAGGTATTGAACATCGTAGTAGAAGCTGCTGCCGAGCAGGACTATGAAGATTTTGGGAAAAAGAATGTTGCTTCGATGGATGCTGAAGCTGTGAAATCCGCTTTGTTAGAAGCCGGACTTTTCGCGTTTATCAAACAGCGTCCTTATGACATCATTGCCGATCCTACGGTAACCCCGAAAGGAATCTTCATCTCCGCATTCGACACCAACCCGTTGGCTCCGGACTTCGAGTTCGCCCTCAAAGGTGAGGAAGCAAACTTCCAGACAGGACTCGATGCTCTTGCCAAACTGGCAAAAACTTACCTGAGCATCAGTGTGAAACAGAACGCTGCCGCACTGACACAGGCTCAGAACGTTACAATCACCGCATTCGACGGACCGAACCCTGCTGGTAATGTAGGCGTTCAGATCAACCATCTTGATCCTGTATCTAAGGGCGAAACGGTGTGGACTATTGATCCGCAAGCCGTCATCTTCATCGGCCGCCTTTTCAATACAGGCCATGTAGATTTCACCCGCACAGTAGCCGTGACAGGTTCCGAAGTGTTGAAGCCTGCATACTGCAAATTACAGGTAGGCGCATTGCTCACCAACGTCTTTGCCGGCAATGTAACAAAAGACAAAGACTTACGCTATATAAGCGGTAACGTGCTGACAGGAAAACAAGTATCTCCGAACGGATATTTAGGCGCATTCCATAGCCAACTGACGGTTATCCCCGAAGGTGACAACATTCACGAAATGCTTGGATGGATCATGCCGCGCTTCAACCAGTTCAGTGCCAACCGTTCGTATTTCAGCTGGTTGATGGGTAAGAAGGAATATACGCTGGATGCCCGCATCAAAGGTGGCGAACGCCACATGATTATGTCGGGCGAATACGATAAGGTATTCCCGATGGACATACTGCCCGAATATCTGATTAAAGCAATCATTGCCGGTGACATCGACCGTATGGAAGCACTTGGCATCTACGAAGTAGCCCCCGAAGATTTCGCCCTTTGCGAGTTCGTATGCTCTTCAAAGATGGAACTGCAACGCATCGTTCGTGTCGGGCTCGATATGCTCCGTGCAGAAATGGCGTAA